ACGCTGGTCTATTCATTTGTAAATATACAAATTGAACTAAAGAATATTTCACTTGCCACTCCGATAACAGAACAACCTTCTGAACGCTGTTATCCCCAGATTTTTGAATAAAAATACCCCCTAGAGAGACTTTTTAAAAAGTCTGCTCTAGAGGGTATTCGATCACATAAAACGATATCTACCGCTTAACATCAGCAACTAGCTTCAGCTTTACGGCTTCGAAAGGCGCTGCATTGGATTAACCAATGGAGCCCTCCATTTCGAATTTGATCAATCTATTCATCTCAACGGCGTATTCCATTGGCAATTCCTTCGTGAATGGCTCAATGAAGCCCATGATAATCATCTGTGTTGCTTCTGCATCAGTCAGACCACGGCTCATCAGGTAGAAGAGTTGATCCTCAGACACTTTGGATACTGTAGCTTCATGCTCCAGCATGATGTTATCATTCATGATTTCATTGTAAGGAATTGTATCCGATGTGGACTCATTATCGAGAATGAGTGTATCACACTTGATGTTGGATTTCGCGCCCTCAGCTTGACGTCCAAAGGAAGCCAAACCACGGTACGTTACTTTACCACCATGTTTACTGATGGACTTGGATACAATCGTAGATGTTGTATCCGGAGCCAAGTGGATCATTTTCGCACCTGCATCCTGATGCTGGTTTTTACCAGCTACAGCGATGGAAAGTACGGAACCTTTAGCTCCACGACCTTTCAGTACAACCGCTGGATATTTCATTGTCAGTTTGGAACCGATGTTACCATCGACCCATTCCATTGTTGCATTTTCTTCAGCAACTGCACGTTTCGTAACGAGGTTGTAGATGTTTGGTGCCCAGTTTTGAATCGTTGTGTAACGAACACGGGCATTTTTCTTACAGATGATCTCAACAACCGCACTATGCAGTGAGTTCGTGCTGTAGATTGGAGCTGTACAGCCCTCTACATAGTGAACGAAGCTGTCTTCGTCCGCAATGATGAGTGTACGCTCGAATTGTCCCATATTCTCGGAGTTAATCCGGAAGTAGGCTTGCAGAGGCACTTCACATTTAACGCCCTTAGGCACGTAGATGAAGCTTCCTCCGGACCATACCGCACTATTCAAAGCAGCAAATTTGTTATCTGCTGGTGGAATAACCGTTGCAAAATATTCACGCAGGATTTCCGGATGCTCTCTGAGAGCCGTATCCGTATCCATGAAGATTACACCTTGGTCTTCCAATTCCTTTTGCATGTTGTGGTATACAACCTCGGACTCATACTGAGCCGATACACCTGCAAGGAACTTTTGCTCTGCTTCAGGGATACCCAATTTATCAAAGGTTTCCTTGATTTCAGAAGGAACTTCCTCCCATGTTTTACCTTGTTTTTCCGAAGCACGTACATAATACTGAATTTCATTGAAATCCAATCCGTCGAGATCTCCGCCCCATTTCGGCATTGGCATCTTTTCGAATTGTTTCAAGGATTTCAAACGGAATTCCAACATCCATTCCGGTTCATTCTTAATCTTGGAAATCTCGGTAACCACTTCTGCAGTCAGACCTTTACCGGTTTGAAAGATGGATTTGTGCTCGTCGCGAAAACCATATTTGTACTCTTCCATTTCTGGTGCTTTTTTAGCCATCTTGCTCTACCTCCCTATCGTTATTGTACTTTGTTCTCTTCGTCAATCCCTTTGCGTAATGCATTCCAGGCCAGAGTGGCACATTTGATGCGTGCAGGGAACTTGTTCACACCGGATAGGGCTTCGAGATCTTCATAATCGTCGAAATCGACTTCTTCACCTTTCATCAGTGAGGAAAAACGGTTAGCGATATCGAGTGCCTGTTCCATCGTTTTGCCTTTGACGGCCTCCGTCATCATCGATGCAGAGGACATACTGATGGAGCAGCCTTCACCCGTATATTTGGCTTCCTGAACGATTCCGTCTTTCAGCAAAATTTGCAGTGAAATCCGGTCGCCGCACGTTGGATTGTTCAAATTCACCGTGACAGCGTCATTATCAAATGTTCCGCGGTTACGCGGGTTTTTGTAGTGGTCCATTATAACACGTCTGTACAGATCATCAAGTTGCATCGCCAAAATACTCCTTTGTCTGGATTAAGGCGCTGACAAGCCGATCTACATCTTGTTCGTTATTGTATAGATAGAAGCTGGCACGAGCTGTTGAGCTAACTTCAAGCCAGCGCATTAGCGGTTGACAGCAATGGTGTCCGGCACGAATGGCTACGCCACTCGCATCCAGCACGGTTGCCACATCATGCGGATGAACATCACCCAGGTTAAAGGTAACGACACCCACATGCCGCTTGGCTGGGCCATAGATCGTTAACCCATCAATTTCGGACAGACGTTCCGTCGCATAAGCTGCCAGCACACTTTCATGATGTGCAATTTCATCCATACCAATCTGCTCCAGAAAATCAATGGCAGCTCCCAAACCTACCGCACCTGCGATAATCGGGGTTCCGCCTTCGAACTTCCAGGGAAGTTCTTTCCAGTTGGATTCGTACAGACCCACATCATCAATCATTTCACCACCGAACTCAATGGGTTCCATGGACTCCAGCAGCGCCTTTTTGCCGTAGAGTGCACCGATTCCCGTTGGTCCGCACATTTTATGACCGGATAATGCATAGAAATCACAGTCCAGATCCTGAACGTCCACCTTCATGTGAGGTGTGCTTTGTGCGCCATCAACAACGATGACAGCACCATTGCGGTGTGCAATTTCAGCAATTTGTTTCACAGGATGGATCAGACCCATAACATTGGATACATAAGCGATTGCTACAATTTTAGTATTGTTCGTAATCGTCTTCTCGACATCAGCCAATTCAATATGACCGTCTGGCTGAAGCGGAATGTATTTCAATGTTGCACCTGTCTCCTTGGCAACTTGCTGCCAAGGAATCAGATTACTATGGTGCTCCATTTGCGTGATAACAATTTCATCGCCTTCTTTGCAATTAGCGCGGGCATATGATGAAGCCACCAGATTCAGGGCTGTCGTTGTCCCGCGAGTAAAGATAATCTCCTGTGTACGGCGGGCATTGATAAACTTGGCTACCTTCTCACGTGCGCCTTCGTAAGCGTCAGTTGCACGGCTTCCAAGGGTATGAACACCGCGGTGTACGTTGGAGTTCTCATACTCATAATAATGTTTGACTGCTTCGATCACAGCATGAGGCTTCTGTGAAGTTGCAGCACTATCTAAATATACGAGCGGGTGTCCGTTAATTTCCTGGTGGAGGATCGGGAACTGCTCGCGAATGGACGGGTTCATTGTCCCAGCTTCTTCTCAATCAGGGACTGCAGTTGGGTGCGCAGTGCTTCCAAAGGAATATCCGCCACCACCGGAGCCAGGAAGCCATAGATGATCAGGCGTTCGGCATCCGTACGGTTAATTCCGCGCGACATCAAGTAATGAATCTGCTCGGCATTGACTTGACCAACAGAAGCCGCGTGACCTGCTGTTACATCATCCTCATCAATAAGGAGGATTGGGTTGGCGTCTCCACGTGCTTTAGGGCTCAGCATCAACACTTTCTCTGTCTGCTGTCCATCGGCTTTGGTAGCGCCTTTCTCAATCTTAGTGATCCCGTTGATGATTGCAGAAGCTTCTTCA
The nucleotide sequence above comes from Paenibacillus sp. W2I17. Encoded proteins:
- the sufB gene encoding Fe-S cluster assembly protein SufB, which encodes MAKKAPEMEEYKYGFRDEHKSIFQTGKGLTAEVVTEISKIKNEPEWMLEFRLKSLKQFEKMPMPKWGGDLDGLDFNEIQYYVRASEKQGKTWEEVPSEIKETFDKLGIPEAEQKFLAGVSAQYESEVVYHNMQKELEDQGVIFMDTDTALREHPEILREYFATVIPPADNKFAALNSAVWSGGSFIYVPKGVKCEVPLQAYFRINSENMGQFERTLIIADEDSFVHYVEGCTAPIYSTNSLHSAVVEIICKKNARVRYTTIQNWAPNIYNLVTKRAVAEENATMEWVDGNIGSKLTMKYPAVVLKGRGAKGSVLSIAVAGKNQHQDAGAKMIHLAPDTTSTIVSKSISKHGGKVTYRGLASFGRQAEGAKSNIKCDTLILDNESTSDTIPYNEIMNDNIMLEHEATVSKVSEDQLFYLMSRGLTDAEATQMIIMGFIEPFTKELPMEYAVEMNRLIKFEMEGSIG
- the sufU gene encoding Fe-S cluster assembly sulfur transfer protein SufU, which translates into the protein MQLDDLYRRVIMDHYKNPRNRGTFDNDAVTVNLNNPTCGDRISLQILLKDGIVQEAKYTGEGCSISMSSASMMTEAVKGKTMEQALDIANRFSSLMKGEEVDFDDYEDLEALSGVNKFPARIKCATLAWNALRKGIDEENKVQ
- a CDS encoding cysteine desulfurase gives rise to the protein MNPSIREQFPILHQEINGHPLVYLDSAATSQKPHAVIEAVKHYYEYENSNVHRGVHTLGSRATDAYEGAREKVAKFINARRTQEIIFTRGTTTALNLVASSYARANCKEGDEIVITQMEHHSNLIPWQQVAKETGATLKYIPLQPDGHIELADVEKTITNNTKIVAIAYVSNVMGLIHPVKQIAEIAHRNGAVIVVDGAQSTPHMKVDVQDLDCDFYALSGHKMCGPTGIGALYGKKALLESMEPIEFGGEMIDDVGLYESNWKELPWKFEGGTPIIAGAVGLGAAIDFLEQIGMDEIAHHESVLAAYATERLSEIDGLTIYGPAKRHVGVVTFNLGDVHPHDVATVLDASGVAIRAGHHCCQPLMRWLEVSSTARASFYLYNNEQDVDRLVSALIQTKEYFGDAT